In the genome of Nitrospira japonica, one region contains:
- a CDS encoding polysaccharide biosynthesis protein translates to MRLTIVRIFQHLLGRYGDALLRYRSVIVVLSQAGLVVAANVTAFALRFDGEISPFYSALLLRGLPVIVAVYWLGLFLFGIQHGLWRYVGLHDLGRIFWASVAGVAASYAVLHGLFGLVEYPRSVIILTGLLSGLYLAGIRLAVRWFREWIQVWSPMTRRVLVVGAGNASELLVRDMLSDGRYHYRPVGLIDDDPVKQRMKIHGISVAGRIQDIPEVSRRLVVHEIIVAIPSASNAVKQKILAAAEGCKVPIKILPSVKQLLADPAAFRQVRPMSLEDLLQREPVQTDREELHPLLEGRRVLVTGAGGSIGSELCRQIAHYRPSSLVLFERYENSLHALDLELRARFPRVKIISAVGDVALPERVADVMGQTRPELVFHAAAHKHVPLMEMNPREAVRNNVLGTRTVAEASLQAGVERFVLISTDKAVNPTSVMGASKRVAEDLIQRLNLRGTAKFTVVRFGNVLGSNGSVVPLFTEQIRMGGPVTVTHPDITRFFMTIPEAVQLVLQASVLGQGGDVFVLDMGDQIKVVDLARNMIVLSGFVPEEDIRITYVGLRPGEKLYEELFEDGERVEPTAHVKIRRAVNDRACAESEIDRMVARLEAAVAHGDDDTVVRALQEAVPTYRPLVPPKPQPIP, encoded by the coding sequence ATGCGTTTGACCATCGTGAGAATCTTTCAGCACTTGCTCGGCCGCTACGGCGACGCCCTGCTCCGCTACCGGTCGGTGATCGTCGTTCTGAGCCAGGCGGGCCTCGTGGTCGCGGCCAACGTGACGGCCTTCGCGCTCCGTTTCGACGGGGAGATTTCCCCCTTTTACAGCGCGCTGCTGCTTCGCGGCTTGCCGGTCATCGTGGCGGTGTATTGGCTGGGGTTGTTCTTGTTCGGTATTCAGCACGGTTTGTGGCGGTACGTGGGATTGCACGACCTGGGACGCATCTTCTGGGCGTCGGTCGCCGGCGTGGCTGCCTCGTACGCGGTGCTGCACGGTCTGTTCGGGTTGGTGGAGTACCCGCGCTCGGTCATCATTCTCACGGGGCTGCTGAGCGGGTTGTACCTGGCCGGAATCCGCCTGGCGGTTCGATGGTTCCGGGAATGGATTCAGGTCTGGAGCCCGATGACCCGACGGGTCCTCGTCGTCGGCGCCGGGAACGCGAGCGAGTTGCTGGTGCGGGACATGTTGAGCGACGGCCGCTACCACTATCGCCCGGTGGGATTGATCGACGACGATCCGGTGAAACAGCGGATGAAAATTCACGGCATTTCGGTGGCCGGCCGGATCCAGGACATTCCCGAAGTATCCAGACGGTTGGTGGTCCATGAAATCATCGTAGCGATCCCCTCCGCGTCGAATGCCGTGAAGCAGAAGATCCTCGCTGCGGCCGAGGGCTGCAAGGTTCCCATCAAGATTCTGCCGAGCGTCAAGCAGTTGCTGGCGGATCCGGCCGCCTTCAGGCAGGTCCGTCCGATGAGCCTGGAAGATTTGCTGCAGCGAGAGCCGGTGCAGACCGATCGGGAGGAATTGCATCCGCTCCTGGAAGGAAGGCGGGTGCTGGTCACCGGAGCAGGCGGTTCGATCGGATCCGAGTTGTGCCGGCAAATCGCGCATTATCGACCGTCGTCGCTGGTGCTGTTCGAACGGTACGAGAACAGCCTGCACGCGCTGGATCTCGAACTCCGGGCGCGGTTTCCCCGGGTCAAGATCATCTCCGCCGTGGGCGACGTCGCCTTGCCGGAACGGGTGGCGGACGTCATGGGACAGACCCGACCCGAGCTGGTGTTTCATGCGGCGGCGCACAAGCATGTCCCCCTGATGGAAATGAATCCCAGGGAGGCCGTCCGCAACAATGTCTTGGGGACCAGGACCGTGGCGGAAGCTTCCTTGCAAGCGGGCGTCGAGCGCTTCGTGCTGATCTCGACGGACAAGGCCGTGAATCCGACGAGCGTGATGGGGGCGTCCAAACGGGTGGCGGAAGATCTGATCCAGCGGCTGAACCTCAGGGGGACGGCCAAGTTCACCGTCGTTCGGTTCGGAAACGTCCTCGGGAGCAACGGCAGCGTGGTGCCCTTGTTCACCGAACAGATCCGCATGGGCGGACCGGTGACCGTCACGCATCCGGACATCACCCGGTTCTTCATGACGATTCCGGAGGCCGTGCAGCTGGTCCTGCAAGCCAGCGTACTCGGTCAGGGCGGGGACGTGTTCGTACTGGACATGGGCGATCAAATCAAAGTCGTCGATCTCGCGAGAAACATGATCGTGCTGTCCGGGTTCGTGCCGGAGGAAGATATCCGTATCACCTACGTCGGGCTTCGGCCCGGCGAGAAACTGTATGAGGAGTTGTTCGAAGACGGAGAGCGGGTCGAACCGACCGCCCATGTCAAGATCCGGCGAGCCGTCAATGATCGCGCATGCGCGGAGAGTGAAATCGATCGGATGGTCGCACGGTTGGAAGCGGCGGTCGCCCATGGCGACGACGACACGGTGGTCAGGGCGCTGCAGGAAGCCGTCCCGACTTACAGGCCGCTCGTTCCGCCGAAGCCCCAGCCCATTCCGTAA
- a CDS encoding O-antigen ligase family protein: MTEERRNSLPPWLATLSWYFDATIRLLLLVYVATLPFKRLLFVERHAFIVLLGLLVIWCVVRRRLFYRKTPYDVWLLAFVLWVGLTIPFAAFPSYSFKEYGKLLQGVTTLYAVVWFLTDLGSRTVLLLVLGTSLFLVSAYGLTQFNVADPQAIISSFPAEVWLTTFLVMTLPYALAAAYGDHSPIMTGVGAALSVLAAACLLSTQSRAGLIAFAAELVVMAWLVRTSLAKWTAGVVTLGLVLVVLLAVWLKSPVPVAEQPAVQTSIPVKTGLASIVHRFDIWKFTLSEIGEHWLVGVGYGGQTYAMLYGDDAETVAPGHAAVKAQGAHNILLYLALHVGIAGMALFLGFYVTLVRTTAQAYRAAADGLSRSVLAGTVGSMGGLFVRLQFDQMLVGALAVLFWVLVGMSVLWLPSPESQGNETVSS, translated from the coding sequence GTGACAGAAGAACGTCGCAATTCGTTGCCGCCATGGCTCGCCACGTTGTCCTGGTATTTCGACGCGACGATCCGACTCCTGCTATTGGTCTATGTGGCGACCTTGCCCTTCAAACGGTTGCTGTTCGTGGAGCGGCACGCATTTATCGTGCTGCTCGGTTTGCTGGTTATCTGGTGCGTGGTGAGGAGGCGATTGTTCTACCGGAAGACGCCCTACGATGTATGGCTCCTTGCGTTCGTCCTGTGGGTAGGGCTCACGATCCCGTTTGCGGCCTTCCCTTCGTATAGTTTCAAGGAATATGGGAAATTGCTCCAGGGCGTGACCACACTCTATGCCGTGGTGTGGTTCTTGACGGATCTGGGAAGCAGAACGGTGCTGCTCCTCGTCCTGGGTACGTCATTGTTCCTGGTGTCGGCATACGGCCTGACGCAGTTCAACGTCGCCGATCCGCAGGCGATCATCTCCTCGTTTCCGGCCGAGGTTTGGCTGACGACGTTTCTTGTCATGACCCTGCCGTACGCACTGGCTGCCGCCTATGGCGATCATTCCCCTATCATGACAGGCGTGGGGGCGGCGCTGTCGGTGCTGGCCGCTGCCTGTCTGTTGAGCACCCAATCCAGAGCCGGACTGATCGCGTTCGCGGCCGAGCTCGTCGTCATGGCCTGGCTTGTACGTACGAGCTTGGCCAAATGGACGGCCGGAGTGGTCACGCTTGGACTGGTGCTCGTCGTGCTCCTGGCGGTTTGGCTCAAGTCGCCGGTTCCGGTTGCAGAACAACCGGCGGTCCAGACTTCCATCCCGGTCAAGACCGGGCTGGCCTCCATCGTCCACCGCTTCGACATCTGGAAGTTCACCCTGTCGGAGATCGGCGAACATTGGCTCGTCGGCGTGGGGTACGGCGGGCAGACCTATGCGATGCTGTACGGCGATGATGCGGAGACCGTCGCTCCCGGTCATGCGGCCGTGAAGGCGCAAGGCGCCCATAACATTCTCTTGTATCTGGCTCTTCACGTGGGCATCGCGGGGATGGCCCTGTTTCTCGGATTCTACGTCACACTGGTGCGGACGACGGCACAAGCCTATCGAGCCGCGGCGGACGGACTCTCGAGGTCGGTATTGGCGGGAACCGTCGGGAGCATGGGCGGATTGTTTGTTCGCCTGCAATTTGATCAAATGCTGGTCGGAGCGTTGGCCGTCCTGTTCTGGGTATTGGTGGGGATGAGCGTGCTCTGGCTGCCTTCGCCGGAGAGCCAGGGAAACGAAACCGTTTCGAGCTGA
- a CDS encoding glycosyltransferase family 4 protein: MMGLLVFAVVGTLAWWITGRLAREASFLRSLDHPNERSLHSAPTPRSGGIALLVSILIGLGLAAIGYALVPQSKGFLPKGFASASLWIVGSIALVTVVSFLDDRGGLPVWVRFGAQAAAAAIVVWGVGLRVSSVPIPGVGPVALGWFAAPVSVLFLVWMTNLYNFMDGMDGFAGGMTAIGFGFLAFFGWRSGHPFMLLITSLVAASAAGFLIHNFPPARIFMGDVGSIPLGFTAGALMLLGVRDRLFDIWVPLLIFSPFILDATVTVVRRAWRGARIWEGHREHYYQRLVLSGWSHRRSVLVEYGLMLWCGGLAIVYRGATDRWRMVILFVWMAVFAGLALAVHRRESRADLGSR; this comes from the coding sequence ATGATGGGGCTTTTGGTTTTCGCGGTCGTGGGCACGCTGGCCTGGTGGATTACCGGCCGTTTGGCTCGCGAAGCCTCATTTCTTCGCTCGCTGGATCATCCCAACGAACGGTCCTTGCACAGCGCGCCGACACCCCGTTCCGGAGGTATCGCCCTCCTGGTCAGCATTCTGATCGGGCTGGGCTTGGCCGCGATCGGGTACGCCCTGGTGCCGCAATCGAAGGGATTTCTTCCGAAAGGATTTGCGTCCGCCAGTCTCTGGATCGTCGGATCAATCGCCCTTGTGACCGTCGTGTCATTTCTGGACGATCGCGGCGGGTTGCCGGTGTGGGTTCGCTTCGGGGCGCAGGCGGCCGCGGCGGCGATCGTCGTCTGGGGCGTGGGGCTCAGAGTGTCGTCCGTACCGATTCCCGGTGTCGGGCCGGTCGCACTGGGCTGGTTCGCCGCGCCGGTGAGCGTCCTGTTTCTCGTCTGGATGACCAACCTTTACAACTTCATGGACGGCATGGATGGGTTTGCGGGAGGCATGACCGCCATCGGATTCGGATTTCTTGCCTTCTTTGGCTGGAGATCCGGGCATCCGTTCATGTTGCTGATCACGTCGCTGGTGGCCGCAAGCGCAGCGGGGTTTCTCATTCATAATTTTCCGCCGGCACGTATATTTATGGGAGATGTCGGAAGTATTCCATTAGGTTTTACGGCTGGCGCGCTCATGCTGCTTGGCGTGCGGGACCGGCTCTTCGACATCTGGGTGCCGCTCCTGATTTTTTCTCCGTTCATCTTGGACGCGACGGTGACGGTGGTGCGCCGCGCCTGGCGTGGCGCGCGAATCTGGGAGGGACATCGCGAACATTATTATCAACGCCTGGTTCTGTCAGGTTGGAGCCATCGGCGATCGGTGCTTGTGGAGTACGGCCTCATGCTCTGGTGCGGAGGGTTGGCGATTGTCTATCGGGGCGCCACCGACCGATGGCGGATGGTGATCCTGTTCGTATGGATGGCGGTCTTTGCCGGTCTGGCCTTGGCGGTTCACCGACGTGAATCGCGGGCGGATCTCGGGAGCAGATGA
- a CDS encoding NAD-dependent epimerase/dehydratase family protein, giving the protein MTRVLVTGAGGFLGHALTEDLVRSGHRVRALIRQPALPQDVPGVDTIVGDIRDPRCAGEAARGCDAVVHLAGLVHAADDKSLREADYRSINVDGTRHLLDAAVAGGVSRFLFASSVKVFGETTAGCADERTPPDPQTPYARSKWEAEQAVAASAVPGRFATVSLRLPLVYGRTAKGNLYRMIDAIDRGRFPPLPRVRALRSLLSVKNFVLAVRALLQPKAVARPCYVVTDEVPYSVTDIYDLLRSGLGLPPPSWRVPLPILTVTGLCGDLLQLCVRRPLPLTSATLVKLIGQAWYSSEALMREAGYRPFDRFDAAVPDLIAHYRQSRP; this is encoded by the coding sequence ATGACGAGAGTGCTCGTGACGGGGGCGGGAGGCTTTCTCGGACACGCGCTCACAGAGGACCTGGTACGGTCCGGCCATCGCGTCCGGGCGCTCATCCGGCAGCCGGCGCTCCCGCAGGATGTTCCCGGCGTCGATACCATCGTCGGTGACATTCGCGATCCGCGTTGCGCCGGAGAAGCGGCACGCGGCTGCGATGCCGTCGTGCATCTGGCCGGCTTGGTTCATGCGGCGGATGACAAGTCCCTGAGGGAAGCAGACTACCGGTCGATCAACGTCGATGGTACCAGGCATTTGCTGGACGCGGCCGTCGCGGGCGGCGTCTCCCGGTTTCTCTTCGCAAGTTCGGTGAAAGTCTTCGGCGAAACGACCGCCGGCTGCGCCGATGAGCGGACCCCTCCCGATCCGCAAACCCCGTATGCGCGGTCCAAATGGGAAGCCGAACAGGCGGTAGCGGCCTCCGCCGTGCCGGGACGCTTTGCCACGGTCTCGTTGCGCCTGCCCCTCGTCTATGGTCGGACCGCCAAGGGGAATCTCTATCGCATGATCGATGCGATCGATCGCGGCCGCTTTCCTCCGCTCCCCCGGGTACGGGCGCTCCGCAGCCTGCTCAGCGTAAAGAATTTCGTGCTCGCCGTCCGCGCACTGCTGCAACCCAAAGCCGTGGCGCGGCCTTGCTACGTCGTCACGGACGAAGTCCCTTACTCCGTGACGGACATTTACGATCTGCTGCGGAGCGGACTCGGCCTTCCGCCTCCGTCTTGGCGCGTTCCGCTCCCGATCCTGACTGTCACCGGCCTCTGTGGTGATCTGCTCCAACTCTGTGTCAGACGGCCTTTGCCGCTGACGTCCGCGACCCTTGTGAAACTCATCGGGCAGGCCTGGTATAGTTCCGAAGCGTTGATGCGGGAGGCCGGATACCGGCCGTTCGACAGGTTCGACGCGGCGGTGCCGGACCTCATTGCGCACTATCGACAGTCACGGCCATGA
- a CDS encoding glycosyltransferase family 4 protein — MNARPRLLYLITEDWYFWSHRLDLARAAVASGFDVALATRVTDHETRILKEGVRLFPIRLSRRSKNPLAELLALAELTRLYKRERPAVVHHVGLKPILYGSIAARLASVPTVVNAFAGLGYLFTDEDRQGRFLNKTLGRVLRAVLTSVRSTVIFQNHDDRDLLIKERVVTREQSRIIPGSGVDVSTFTLRPPSGEGPIVMLASRMLWDKGIGEFIEAVRRLKSNGVSARFVLVGRCDEHNPAAILEETVRSWAEEGLVEWWGHREDMPATLALATIAVLPSYREGLPKSLLEAAACGKPMVATDVPGCREILVHGVTGLLVPPKDSAALAAAIHSLLDDPALRTEMGVAARELVVRSFSVETVTEQVIRLYRELLAGKPPGVS, encoded by the coding sequence ATGAACGCTCGTCCGCGGCTGCTGTATCTCATCACTGAGGACTGGTATTTCTGGTCTCATCGGCTGGACCTCGCCCGCGCGGCGGTCGCGTCCGGGTTCGACGTCGCCCTGGCGACCCGCGTGACCGACCACGAGACGCGGATTCTGAAGGAAGGGGTCCGGCTGTTTCCCATCCGATTGTCCCGGCGCAGCAAAAATCCCCTGGCCGAGCTCCTGGCCCTCGCGGAGCTGACGAGACTCTACAAGCGTGAGCGGCCTGCCGTCGTCCATCATGTGGGACTGAAGCCGATTCTGTATGGGTCGATCGCCGCGCGGCTCGCCTCGGTGCCGACCGTCGTGAACGCCTTCGCCGGGTTGGGCTATCTGTTCACGGACGAGGACAGGCAGGGCCGATTCTTGAACAAGACGTTGGGACGCGTGTTGCGTGCGGTGCTGACATCCGTCCGCTCGACCGTGATCTTTCAGAATCACGACGATCGCGATCTCCTCATCAAGGAACGGGTGGTGACGCGGGAACAGAGCCGGATCATTCCGGGATCGGGGGTGGACGTCTCGACGTTCACCCTTCGCCCGCCGTCCGGTGAGGGACCGATCGTCATGCTGGCGTCACGGATGCTTTGGGACAAGGGCATCGGAGAGTTCATCGAAGCCGTTCGCCGCCTCAAGTCCAACGGCGTGTCGGCGCGCTTCGTGTTGGTCGGCCGCTGCGACGAACACAATCCCGCCGCCATTCTCGAAGAAACGGTTCGAAGCTGGGCAGAGGAAGGTCTGGTCGAGTGGTGGGGACATCGGGAGGACATGCCGGCCACCCTGGCGCTGGCGACGATCGCGGTGTTGCCCTCCTACAGGGAGGGCCTTCCGAAGAGTCTTCTGGAGGCTGCGGCTTGCGGCAAGCCCATGGTGGCGACCGACGTTCCCGGTTGTCGCGAGATTCTCGTGCACGGAGTGACGGGCCTGCTCGTACCCCCCAAAGACTCCGCGGCGCTCGCTGCGGCGATTCATTCGCTGCTCGACGATCCTGCGCTGCGGACCGAGATGGGAGTCGCAGCCCGCGAATTGGTCGTGCGGTCGTTCTCGGTCGAGACAGTCACGGAGCAGGTGATCCGGCTGTATCGGGAGTTATTGGCCGGAAAGCCGCCGGGAGTGTCATGA
- the asnB gene encoding asparagine synthase (glutamine-hydrolyzing): MCGIAGLLGGKDLDLRLVIGLMVRSIRYRGPDDAGNWVDPEVGVALGHARLSILDLSSEGHQPMRSAGGRYLLSYNGEIYNFTELRAELERLGAAFRGHSDTEVMLAAIETWGVENAVGRFVGMFAFALWDLERRELHLGRDRVGIKPLYYGWVGSLFAFGSELKAFEQVPGFSGDINRDALVSFMRLSYVPTPFSIYRSIYKLPPGCLLTVPAGRTSSQRGFSPDPDETAADWRPIRYWSARCVAEAGVMRPFEGTDEEALDQFDELLTNAVGLRMISDVPLGAFLSGGVDSSLVSALMQKQSRKPIRTFTIGFDDPRYNEATHAKRVAQALGTDHTELYISSEQAMAVIPRLPHLYDEPFGDPSQIPTFLLSELARRSVTVSLSGDGGDELFAGYNRYFWWRRIWNRFQWMPESLRHVVARLMTALPAEGWDRTVQIAMAMMPWKGWPHTPGDKIHKLADMLRFDSPAGMYLNMVSQWKRPAELVIGGREPLTLLSDGRRRAELPDFTGQMMYLDLMTYLPDDILTKVDRASMGNGLEARVPLLDHRVIEFAWRLPLSMKIKREGEGKWLLRHVLYRYVPRVLIDRPKTGFGIPIDQWLRGPLRAWAEDLLSEARIRREGFLHPGPIRERWAEHLSGRRNWQYQLWNVLMFQAWLSAHERSSAAAVSHH; this comes from the coding sequence ATGTGTGGAATAGCGGGACTGCTGGGAGGCAAAGATCTGGATCTCCGGCTCGTGATCGGGTTGATGGTGCGGTCCATACGGTATCGAGGGCCCGACGATGCCGGAAATTGGGTCGATCCTGAAGTAGGCGTCGCGCTCGGACACGCGCGGCTCTCCATTCTGGATCTGTCGTCGGAAGGCCATCAGCCGATGCGATCGGCCGGTGGACGGTATCTCCTGTCCTACAACGGCGAGATCTACAACTTCACGGAATTGAGAGCCGAGCTGGAGCGGCTCGGCGCAGCCTTCAGAGGACACTCGGACACGGAAGTGATGCTGGCGGCGATCGAAACCTGGGGCGTCGAGAACGCTGTCGGACGGTTCGTCGGAATGTTCGCCTTCGCCTTGTGGGATCTCGAGCGGCGCGAACTGCATCTGGGGCGGGATCGGGTCGGAATCAAACCTCTGTACTATGGCTGGGTGGGATCGCTGTTTGCCTTCGGCTCTGAACTGAAGGCATTCGAGCAGGTACCGGGATTCAGCGGCGACATCAACCGCGACGCTCTCGTCTCGTTCATGCGCCTGAGCTATGTGCCGACGCCGTTCTCCATCTATCGATCCATCTACAAGCTGCCTCCCGGATGTCTGCTGACCGTTCCGGCTGGGCGCACTTCGTCTCAAAGGGGGTTCAGCCCGGACCCGGACGAAACCGCGGCGGACTGGCGTCCGATTCGCTATTGGTCCGCGCGGTGCGTCGCCGAGGCCGGAGTCATGAGGCCGTTTGAAGGAACCGACGAAGAGGCGCTCGATCAATTCGACGAGCTGCTGACGAACGCCGTCGGCTTGCGGATGATTTCGGACGTGCCGCTCGGGGCCTTTCTTTCTGGCGGCGTGGACTCGTCGCTCGTCTCCGCATTGATGCAGAAGCAAAGCAGGAAACCGATCCGTACGTTTACCATCGGGTTTGATGACCCCCGCTATAATGAGGCCACGCACGCGAAACGGGTGGCCCAGGCGCTCGGGACGGACCACACCGAGCTCTACATCTCATCCGAGCAGGCGATGGCGGTGATCCCGCGGTTGCCGCATCTCTACGATGAGCCGTTCGGCGATCCTTCGCAGATTCCCACCTTCCTGCTGTCGGAGTTGGCCCGCCGCTCCGTGACGGTGAGTCTGTCGGGGGACGGCGGCGATGAACTCTTCGCCGGATATAACCGCTATTTTTGGTGGAGGCGGATCTGGAACCGGTTTCAGTGGATGCCCGAATCCCTTCGTCATGTCGTCGCACGGCTGATGACTGCTCTGCCGGCGGAAGGGTGGGATCGCACGGTGCAGATCGCCATGGCCATGATGCCGTGGAAAGGTTGGCCCCATACGCCCGGAGACAAGATTCACAAACTGGCGGACATGCTGCGCTTCGATTCGCCGGCAGGCATGTATCTGAACATGGTGTCGCAATGGAAGCGTCCGGCGGAACTCGTGATCGGAGGACGGGAACCTCTTACGCTGCTGTCGGACGGCCGTCGGCGCGCGGAATTGCCGGATTTTACCGGGCAGATGATGTACCTCGATCTGATGACCTATCTGCCGGACGACATCCTCACGAAAGTGGATCGGGCGAGCATGGGCAACGGCCTCGAAGCCCGCGTGCCGCTGCTCGACCATCGGGTGATCGAATTCGCATGGCGTCTGCCGCTCTCCATGAAGATCAAGCGGGAAGGAGAGGGGAAATGGCTGCTTCGCCATGTGCTGTATCGGTACGTGCCACGGGTTCTGATCGACCGGCCGAAGACGGGATTCGGGATTCCAATCGACCAGTGGCTGCGCGGCCCCTTGCGGGCCTGGGCGGAGGATCTGTTGAGCGAGGCCCGGATCAGGCGCGAAGGCTTCCTCCATCCGGGGCCGATTCGCGAACGATGGGCCGAGCATCTTTCGGGACGGCGCAACTGGCAATATCAGCTCTGGAACGTGCTGATGTTCCAAGCGTGGCTCAGTGCACATGAACGCTCGTCCGCGGCTGCTGTATCTCATCACTGA
- a CDS encoding SGNH/GDSL hydrolase family protein → MQVLLRLLRAVLMTAFLLCAVDLTLVVFGSGVSLDIGGLRLHSTTMEFPVIGLLVTGLTALASAGKWREAALVCGSLVGAGVAAEAMLRVSDHPLSKAHIDYAAWYRPSDKFGHELVPGFEGFGPLNVPIRINEQGFRDGEHAPRKPADTVRILGLGDSFLFGWGVPEDRTFLRRLERLLADRTGRQIETINTGVPGWGLNQYYIYLTSMEPQLAPNLIVLAYFVDDLNGPLQDRLPPDLQYQQGLQYKGGVLHRSRLFNFMKSLSHLVREKNRPARVGYLHDLDVRREEWSKRSNYLMSTGDTEERRQYIDLLGRHLARVKERADAAQAALVLMLIPDVSQLHHPDVQQINHILLDACRRLRIPFVDMTPIFEQTNDPGRFYLWPRDPHTNEAGHAEMAGALDRLICRSGMIPQLTC, encoded by the coding sequence ATGCAAGTTCTGTTGAGGCTGCTCAGGGCCGTGCTGATGACGGCATTCTTGCTGTGCGCCGTCGACTTGACTCTTGTGGTGTTCGGCTCCGGAGTATCGCTCGATATCGGAGGGCTTCGACTTCATTCAACCACCATGGAGTTTCCGGTTATCGGACTGTTGGTGACGGGCCTGACGGCCTTGGCATCGGCGGGCAAGTGGCGTGAAGCGGCCCTCGTCTGCGGCTCGCTCGTGGGAGCCGGGGTCGCGGCGGAGGCGATGCTGCGGGTTTCGGATCATCCGCTCTCCAAAGCCCATATCGACTATGCCGCCTGGTATCGGCCTTCCGACAAGTTCGGTCACGAACTGGTGCCGGGGTTCGAGGGATTCGGTCCGCTCAACGTACCGATACGGATCAATGAACAGGGGTTCCGCGACGGAGAACACGCGCCGCGTAAGCCGGCGGACACGGTGCGGATCCTGGGGCTTGGCGATTCCTTCCTGTTCGGGTGGGGCGTCCCTGAAGACCGGACGTTTCTTCGACGGCTTGAACGGCTGCTTGCGGATCGCACGGGACGGCAAATCGAGACGATCAATACCGGGGTCCCGGGATGGGGACTCAATCAATATTATATCTATCTCACGTCGATGGAGCCGCAGCTGGCTCCCAATCTGATCGTGCTGGCCTATTTCGTCGACGACCTGAACGGACCGCTCCAGGATCGGCTGCCGCCTGATCTTCAGTATCAGCAAGGCCTGCAATACAAAGGGGGCGTCCTCCACCGTTCCCGCCTGTTCAATTTCATGAAGTCGCTCAGCCACCTCGTGCGGGAGAAAAACAGACCGGCGAGGGTGGGGTACCTGCACGACCTGGATGTTCGCCGGGAAGAATGGTCCAAACGCTCCAACTACTTGATGAGTACGGGCGACACGGAAGAGCGGCGACAGTATATCGATCTGCTGGGCCGCCATCTCGCCAGAGTGAAGGAGCGTGCCGATGCCGCGCAGGCTGCACTCGTGCTCATGTTGATACCGGACGTGTCGCAGCTGCACCATCCGGACGTGCAACAGATCAATCACATCCTGCTCGATGCCTGCCGGCGCCTCCGCATTCCGTTCGTCGACATGACGCCGATATTCGAGCAGACGAATGATCCCGGCCGATTCTACCTCTGGCCTCGGGATCCCCACACGAACGAAGCGGGACATGCCGAGATGGCCGGCGCACTCGATCGCCTGATCTGTCGATCGGGGATGATTCCGCAGCTGACGTGCTGA
- a CDS encoding glycosyltransferase family 4 protein — MRIAYLALEAPREGQASYVHVVEIIEGLRRRGHVVELFAPSYSDRWIRPSLAGRLWEHLLIQLRLASRVRQYQLIYVRAHPMAALAARAARIFQVPVVHEVNGIYEDIFVGYPTAARWRSLVTRLWRTQYRHAAGLITVTPQLAGWVKQESGGHQPLSVIPNGANTRLFSPERERYEGLPGRYVVFFGGLAHWHGISTLVAATGDASWPADVSLVIVGDGSGTSTLEQAARDNKKLVLLGRRPYAEVGSVVAGALAGLVPISNPGGRSMTGLAPLKLFETLACGIPAIVSDFPYQAELVRSNHCGLVFPADDGKALAQAVSDLARSPAAAAEMGRRGLDLIRREHSWDARAAQTDMFLHQVVASFDRRHPDRLSARASGR; from the coding sequence ATGAGAATCGCCTATCTGGCGCTGGAGGCTCCTCGCGAAGGACAAGCGTCTTATGTACACGTGGTCGAAATTATCGAGGGCCTGAGGAGAAGAGGCCATGTGGTGGAGTTGTTCGCTCCCTCTTACAGCGATCGCTGGATCCGACCATCTCTTGCAGGCCGGCTCTGGGAACATCTGTTGATTCAACTTCGGCTGGCCTCTCGCGTACGACAGTATCAGTTGATCTACGTTCGAGCGCATCCGATGGCCGCCCTGGCGGCTCGGGCCGCTCGGATCTTTCAGGTTCCCGTCGTTCACGAAGTCAACGGTATCTATGAGGACATTTTTGTCGGGTATCCCACGGCGGCCAGATGGCGGAGTCTGGTGACTCGCCTATGGCGAACGCAGTACCGTCACGCAGCCGGGCTGATTACGGTGACGCCGCAGCTTGCGGGGTGGGTAAAACAGGAATCGGGGGGGCATCAACCCTTGTCTGTCATCCCGAACGGCGCGAACACGAGACTCTTTAGCCCGGAACGGGAACGGTATGAGGGGTTGCCCGGCCGCTATGTCGTCTTTTTCGGCGGGTTGGCCCACTGGCATGGCATCTCCACCTTGGTTGCGGCGACGGGTGACGCCTCCTGGCCTGCAGACGTCTCTCTCGTGATCGTCGGCGACGGGAGCGGGACGAGTACGTTGGAGCAGGCGGCGCGGGACAATAAGAAACTGGTGTTGCTGGGACGACGACCCTATGCGGAGGTCGGATCCGTCGTCGCCGGCGCGCTGGCCGGACTTGTCCCGATATCAAATCCCGGCGGTCGGTCCATGACGGGTCTTGCTCCGCTGAAGTTGTTCGAAACACTGGCTTGCGGCATCCCGGCGATCGTCAGCGACTTTCCTTATCAGGCGGAACTGGTCCGATCGAATCACTGCGGGCTGGTATTTCCCGCCGACGACGGAAAGGCGCTGGCGCAAGCCGTGTCAGATCTCGCAAGAAGTCCCGCCGCAGCCGCAGAGATGGGACGTCGAGGGCTTGACCTGATTCGTCGAGAGCATTCATGGGACGCCCGCGCCGCTCAAACTGACATGTTCCTGCACCAGGTTGTCGCCTCCTTTGACCGCAGACATCCCGATCGTCTCAGCGCCCGCGCTTCCGGTCGTTAA